The proteins below are encoded in one region of Brachyspira intermedia PWS/A:
- a CDS encoding HD domain-containing protein, which produces MEILDLERAEYELNKAYKSNPTPWAEHSRYVAKAARIIASEYNKKSTNKKLDEDNSYIFGLLHDIGRYTGISVERHLIDGYKYCINYGWEKMAQICITHAFMIQDVNTAIGKFDMPEEDFNFIKNFVANAVYDDYDLLIQLCDCLALPSGFCLLEKRFVDAALRYGTFPQSALRWKRVFEIKSYFESTIGTSIYNLLPNIKDNIF; this is translated from the coding sequence ATGGAAATATTAGATTTAGAAAGAGCCGAATACGAGTTAAACAAAGCATACAAATCAAACCCTACTCCTTGGGCTGAACATTCAAGATATGTCGCTAAAGCTGCGAGGATAATAGCCTCTGAATACAATAAAAAATCAACTAATAAAAAATTAGATGAAGACAATTCCTACATATTCGGGCTTTTGCATGATATAGGAAGATACACTGGTATAAGTGTAGAAAGGCATTTAATAGACGGGTACAAATACTGCATTAATTACGGCTGGGAGAAAATGGCTCAAATATGCATAACTCATGCTTTCATGATACAAGATGTAAATACTGCAATAGGAAAATTTGATATGCCTGAAGAAGATTTCAACTTCATAAAAAATTTCGTTGCCAATGCTGTATATGATGATTATGATTTACTTATTCAATTATGCGATTGTCTTGCTTTACCTTCTGGATTTTGTTTGCTTGAAAAAAGGTTCGTTGATGCTGCTTTAAGATATGGAACATTTCCGCAAAGTGCCTTGAGGTGGAAAAGGGTATTTGAAATAAAATCGTATTTTGAAAGTACTATAGGAACTTCAATTTACAATTTACTTCCGAACATAAAAGACAATATTTTCTAA